One window from the genome of Mauremys mutica isolate MM-2020 ecotype Southern chromosome 4, ASM2049712v1, whole genome shotgun sequence encodes:
- the LOC123368321 gene encoding zinc finger protein 771-like isoform X2: MEEEEDEMEEQEGSSQSEGPRLVISMDGDSSQSPSPPKWNSPAPLDGQPELQQEEEEPEDEEDDQEFQVQTLRIPADGDSLDSATFPEELSEEEEGDEEEEELVIRRVKAEEEEDQEFELESVARQRSLPAEEPVVDSEVRVEPKLEGQKLRIPVEGNSPVLQLMASPGGGGRARAPMPERTNTCMECGKSFSRRSNLVKHQIIHTGEKPFSCGECGRSFTQSSALTKHQRTHTGERPYVCGECGKAFTASSNLLQHQRFHTGERPYVCGECGKAFSQSSNYNLHRRTHTGVTPYQCGVCGKRFTGSSCLARHRRTHTGEKPYQCSECGKRFSGSSTLVNHRRTHTGEKPYGCAECGKAFTHHSNLVDHWRVHTGEKPYICAECGKSFRLSSHIIRHRRTHANASAASANGADRLYICSQCGKGFQVGPSHLQQQAHQEEGPYSCTECGNSCWT, translated from the exons atggaggaggaggaagacgagATGGAGGAGCAGGAGGGGAGCTCTCAGTCTGAGGGACCCAGACTGGTGATCTCCATGGATGGGGATTCA TCACAGTCCCCTTCTCCGCCAAAGTGGAACTCTCCCGCTCCTCTGGACGGGCAGCCCGAGCtgcagcaggaggaagaggaacCAGAGGATGAGGAGGACGACCAGGAGTTCCAGGTGCAGACGTTGAGGATCCCAGCAGATGGGGATTCA CTGGACTCTGCCACTTTCCCAGAGGAGCtgtcggaggaggaggagggagatgaggaggaagaggagctggtAATCAGAAgggtgaaggcagaggaggaagaggaccaAGAGTTTGAG ctggaATCGGTGGCACGCCAGCGCTCGCTGCCTGCGGAGGAGCCAGTGGTGGATTCGGAAGTGCGGGTGGAGCCCAAACTCGAGGGGCAGAAGCTGAGGATCCCGGTGGAGGGGAATTCG cccgtCCTGCAACTGATGGCGTCCccgggaggtgggggcagggcaagggcacCGATGCCGGAGCGCACCAACACTTGCATGGAGTGCGGCAAGAGCTTCAGCCGTCGCTCCAATCTGGTAAAGCACCAGATCATCCACACCGGCGAGAAGCCCTTCTCGTGTGGGGAGTGCGGACGCAGCTTCACCCAGAGCTCGGCCCTTACCAagcaccagcgcacccacaccgGGGAGCGCCCCTATGTCTGCGGGGAGTGCGGCAAGGCCTTCACCGCCAGCTCCAacctgctgcagcaccagcgttTCCACACCGGGGAGCGCCCCTATGTCTGCGGCGAGTGCGGCAAGGCTTTCAGCCAGAGCTCCAATTACAATCTGCACCGGCGCACGCACACCGGCGTCACCCCCTACCAGTGCGGCGTCTGCGGCAAGCGCTTCACAGGCAGCTCCTGCCTGGCTCGCCACCGGCGCACCCACACCGGCGAAAAGCCCTACCAGTGCTCCGAGTGCGGCAAGCGCTTTTCCGGCAGCTCCACCCTGGTCAACCACCGGCGCACCCACACCGGCGAAAAGCCCTACGGCTGTGCGGAGTGTGGCAAGGCCTTCACCCACCATTCCAACCTGGTGGACCACTGGCGCGTCCACACCGGCGAGAAGCCCTACATCTGTGCTGAGTGCGGCAAGAGCTTCCGGCTCAGCTCCCACATCATCCGACACCGGCGCACCCACGCCAATGCCAGCGCTGCCAGTGCCAACGGGGCTGACCGCCTGTACATCTGCAGCCAGTGTGGCAAGGGCTTCCAGGTCGGACCCAGCCACCTGCAGCAGCAAGCCCACCAGGAAGAGGGACCCTATAGCTGTACTGAGTGCGGCAATAGCTGCTGGACGTAG
- the LOC123368321 gene encoding zinc finger protein 771-like isoform X1 has protein sequence MGRLQRCWGAELHLAPSPDPMEEEEDEMEEQEGSSQSEGPRLVISMDGDSSQSPSPPKWNSPAPLDGQPELQQEEEEPEDEEDDQEFQVQTLRIPADGDSLDSATFPEELSEEEEGDEEEEELVIRRVKAEEEEDQEFELESVARQRSLPAEEPVVDSEVRVEPKLEGQKLRIPVEGNSPVLQLMASPGGGGRARAPMPERTNTCMECGKSFSRRSNLVKHQIIHTGEKPFSCGECGRSFTQSSALTKHQRTHTGERPYVCGECGKAFTASSNLLQHQRFHTGERPYVCGECGKAFSQSSNYNLHRRTHTGVTPYQCGVCGKRFTGSSCLARHRRTHTGEKPYQCSECGKRFSGSSTLVNHRRTHTGEKPYGCAECGKAFTHHSNLVDHWRVHTGEKPYICAECGKSFRLSSHIIRHRRTHANASAASANGADRLYICSQCGKGFQVGPSHLQQQAHQEEGPYSCTECGNSCWT, from the exons Atggggcggctccagcgctgttggggggcagag CTGCACTTGGCCCCGTCTCCAGACccgatggaggaggaggaagacgagATGGAGGAGCAGGAGGGGAGCTCTCAGTCTGAGGGACCCAGACTGGTGATCTCCATGGATGGGGATTCA TCACAGTCCCCTTCTCCGCCAAAGTGGAACTCTCCCGCTCCTCTGGACGGGCAGCCCGAGCtgcagcaggaggaagaggaacCAGAGGATGAGGAGGACGACCAGGAGTTCCAGGTGCAGACGTTGAGGATCCCAGCAGATGGGGATTCA CTGGACTCTGCCACTTTCCCAGAGGAGCtgtcggaggaggaggagggagatgaggaggaagaggagctggtAATCAGAAgggtgaaggcagaggaggaagaggaccaAGAGTTTGAG ctggaATCGGTGGCACGCCAGCGCTCGCTGCCTGCGGAGGAGCCAGTGGTGGATTCGGAAGTGCGGGTGGAGCCCAAACTCGAGGGGCAGAAGCTGAGGATCCCGGTGGAGGGGAATTCG cccgtCCTGCAACTGATGGCGTCCccgggaggtgggggcagggcaagggcacCGATGCCGGAGCGCACCAACACTTGCATGGAGTGCGGCAAGAGCTTCAGCCGTCGCTCCAATCTGGTAAAGCACCAGATCATCCACACCGGCGAGAAGCCCTTCTCGTGTGGGGAGTGCGGACGCAGCTTCACCCAGAGCTCGGCCCTTACCAagcaccagcgcacccacaccgGGGAGCGCCCCTATGTCTGCGGGGAGTGCGGCAAGGCCTTCACCGCCAGCTCCAacctgctgcagcaccagcgttTCCACACCGGGGAGCGCCCCTATGTCTGCGGCGAGTGCGGCAAGGCTTTCAGCCAGAGCTCCAATTACAATCTGCACCGGCGCACGCACACCGGCGTCACCCCCTACCAGTGCGGCGTCTGCGGCAAGCGCTTCACAGGCAGCTCCTGCCTGGCTCGCCACCGGCGCACCCACACCGGCGAAAAGCCCTACCAGTGCTCCGAGTGCGGCAAGCGCTTTTCCGGCAGCTCCACCCTGGTCAACCACCGGCGCACCCACACCGGCGAAAAGCCCTACGGCTGTGCGGAGTGTGGCAAGGCCTTCACCCACCATTCCAACCTGGTGGACCACTGGCGCGTCCACACCGGCGAGAAGCCCTACATCTGTGCTGAGTGCGGCAAGAGCTTCCGGCTCAGCTCCCACATCATCCGACACCGGCGCACCCACGCCAATGCCAGCGCTGCCAGTGCCAACGGGGCTGACCGCCTGTACATCTGCAGCCAGTGTGGCAAGGGCTTCCAGGTCGGACCCAGCCACCTGCAGCAGCAAGCCCACCAGGAAGAGGGACCCTATAGCTGTACTGAGTGCGGCAATAGCTGCTGGACGTAG